The Terriglobus roseus sequence ATGTGGGTTTGCGCAGGCCTCGTTCGTCTTCACCCCACGCTGGATTTAGGCCTGTTAAGGCTCTGTGTTGCCTTCTCAGCGCTTCTTTCAGGATCCCTCCTGGTTGCGACCTTGCTATGGGCACTCCGTGGTCGTCGGTCAGGATGGCTTTGGGCACTCGCGCTGGCCGCTTCTTCGTACAGCGCCTGGAATAATTCGATCGCCGTCATGGAATGGCCGCTGGTACTGATTTCCTGGACCTTCCTGCATTTGCTGCTCTTGAATTCACTTCGCAAAAAGTCGGTGTCGTTCGCATTGCTCCTTGGAGCTTTTGTTGCCGGCGTTTTGCTGACACTCTCGCGGACCGACTCTGGACTCATCCCACTCTGTTACACGCTGTCCGCATATCTTCAATTCCGGCGCACGCGCATCTCTTCAACACTCTTTGCGGCAGTGGCCGCGCTGGCGGGATCCGTCGCGGGTCTGGCAGCCACGTTGCTGTATAACCACGCCTTCACTGGAGCATGGTTGCAACAAAGCGCCCGGATCAAGGAACTCTTTGCGAGCGTCACGACTCCGTTCAATCCGATCCCCGCGATCTGGCAGTTCCTCCGAATCCTGCTTTTCCTGCCGCGCCTGGAACTCACCGGCAACACTCGACTTTTTGCAGCAAAGGTGGGGGCGATACCCGCAAGCCTCATCCTGATTGGCTGTCTGATCTGGATTGCGACGCGTCTGCCCCGCATCCGCAGGTTTTGGGCATCACGTGAGGCAGCGGAGCAGCTAACCCTGACCGCCGCAGTGCTTGGGATTGTTTTTTATGTGGGCCTGTACAGCCTGAACTCTATGGCTATGTATGGCTGGTATACCGCCCCCGTCACGGGTTTCGTGCTTTGTATTGCGGCGTCTTGCTTCGCGCGGCTGCGTGCGAGCGCTGCAGCCAGTATCGTTCTGCCGTTGCTACTCTTGAACTTCGCAGGCTATGTGTATGGAGGAGGGAACGCCGCGGGCCAGTACCAAGAAGTTCTGGTTGGCAAGTATCTTCGCGACCATATCCCTATGGCCGTCCTTGCTGGTGGCGACGTGGGTAAGCCCGCTTTTTACAACCGCGGCGCGATGTTCAATACCGACGGCTTGATGAACAATGAAATTGTGCCGTATTTAGAGAGCGGACGATACCACTGTTATCTCCTGAAACGCGGGATCGAATATACGACCGGCGCCGGGTCGATCACCTCACAAGTTGTCGACAAAGTGCGCGAGCGACATGGCCAGCCCCCTCTGCCGTGGCCGCTTTATGTAACACTGCTTCACGGAACTTACGATGGCATGACCGTGGATTATTACAAGGTGAACCCGCAGGCGATCCGGGATTCCGGCGAATGTCCGGAAGAGGCTGCTGGGTCCGCCTCCGGAAGCTCATCTGTACTGGATAGAAAATGAAGACTACGTTGGATTCCCCCCTTCTTGTCACCGGCGGCGCCGGCTTTATCGGCTCGAACTTTGTGCTGCGGCACTTGCGGGATGCTGGCGCTTCCGGCGTCGTTACGCTGGATGCGCTGACCTATGCCGGTAATCCGCACAACCTTGACTCGCTGCTTGGCGATGCACGGCACACGTTGGTGCATGGCGACATCCTCGATCGCGACCTGGTCGCTTCTCTGCTGGAGAAACATCGGCCTCGCGCCATCGTCCATTTCGCTGCGGAGAGTCATGTGGACCGCTCGATCCTTGGCCCAGGCGCGTTTCTGAAGACCAATATCGATGGCACGTTCGTGTTGCTGGAGTGTGCGCGTGAGTACTTTGCGACGCTGTCCGGCGCAGAGCGGGAGAACTTCCGCTTCCTGCATGTTTCGACTGATGAGGTCTACGGCACGCTGACGCCCGATGCGCCGGCCTTCCATGAGGACACGCCCTTCGCTCCCAATAGTCCGTACGCTGCCAGTAAGGCAGCCAGCGACCACCTGGTGCGCGCGTGGACACATACATATGGCCTGCCGACACTGATCACGAATTGCTCGAACAACTACGGGCCCTACCAGTTTCCGGAGAAGCTGATCCCGCTGGTCATCAACAATGCGCTCGCGGGCAAGCCTCTGCCTGTCTATGGCGATGGCATGCAGGTGCGCGACTGGCTCTTTGTGGAAGACCACTGTTCGGCTATTGAAACGGTATTGGCGAATGGCCGTCTGGGTGAGACCTACAACGTGGGCGGCAACAATCAGCAGACCAACATCAGCGTCGTGAAGACGATCTGCGCTCTGCTGGATGAGTTCAAGCCAAAGGCCACGTCCTACACCGACCAGATCACCTATGTGACCGATCGTCCCGGCCACGACCGCCGCTACGCCATCGATGCGCGTAAGATTCAACGCGAGTTGAACTGGTTCCCCGCGCAGGACTTCGTCAACGGCCTGCGACTCACCGTCCGGTGGTACCTCGACAACCAGCCGTGGGTTGAGAACGTTACCAGCGGTGCCTATCGCGAGTGGATGGACACGAACTACAGCGCACGCACCGAGGAGGCATCGGCATGAAGATGACTACCGGTGCTCTCACATTCTCGGCATTCGATAGGGAGGTCGCGCGATGAAAGGCATCATTCTTGCCGGAGGTTCTGGCACACGGCTGCACCCGGTGACGCAAGCCGTCAGCAAACAACTGCTGCCCGTATACGACAAGCCGATGATCTACTACCCGCTGTCGACGCTGATGCTCGCGGGGATCCGCGAGATCCTGGTGATCTCGACGCCCAGCGATACGCCGCGCTTTCAGCAGTTGCTTGGAGATGGCTCGCAGTGGGGTTTGAAGCTGCAGTATGCGGTGCAGGCGTCGCCCGACGGCCTGGCCCAGGCATTCCTGATTGGCCGCGAATTTCTGGCGGGCGATAGTGTGTGCCTTGTGCTTGGCGACAACATCTTCTACGGCCACGATCTCGCAAAGTCGCTGCGCAATGCTGCGGAACGGACCGAACGCGATGGCGGCGGACATGTCTTCGCTTACGCAGTCACCGATCCCGAGCGTTACGGCGTCGTTGAATTCGATAAGGATCACCGCGCCATCTCCCTCGAGGAAAAGCCGGCGGAACCCAAGTCGCGTTACGCGGTAACGGGTATCTATTTTTACGGGACGGACGTGGTCCCGTGCGCGGAAGGTATCCAGAAGTCGCCGCGTGGCGAATACGAGATTACTGATGTGAATCGCTGGTACCTGGAAGCGGGCCGACTCCACGTGGAAGTGATGGGCCGTGGCGTAGCCTGGCTCGATACCGGCACGCATGATTCGCTTCTGGATGCGTCGATGTTTATCAGTACCATCGAGCGCCGGCAGGGTCTTAAGGTCTCTTGTCCGGAGGAGATCGCTTACCGCTTGAAGTGGATCGACGCTGCACAACTGGAAGTAGCGGCGAATCGGTATGGCAAGAGCACCTATGGCGAATATCTTCGCCGCCTGGTGCGCGACACGATCCAGTGGGAAGCTTCGTAAGTCCGTCCCCTCCCCTACGATCTTGTCCGCATCGGTTCTCCCCAGGCATCCACTCATTCACCAGGCTGCACACTTGTGTCACCCCACAAGTGCGCTTCCATGCCTGAACCGATCGAGGAGGCACCATCCAGATTCCCGGCACAATCTTAATCACAGGCACCAGCGGCCAGGTTGGCTCAGCTCTCATGCAGCGGCTCAGCACGACACGCAAAGACATCGTGGTTGCCGCGCCGACACATTCGCAGATGGACCTGTCGAACCCCGACAGTATTCGTGCATATGTGCGCGCGACTGCACCACGGTGGATCGTCTCCTGCGCCGCCTATACGGCCGTGGACGCTGCGGAGACTGACCGCGAGGCCGCGTTTGCAGCCAATGCCACGGCTCCGGGTATCCTTGCCGAGGAGGCCGCACTACTTGGTGCCGGCCTCGTGCATCTCTCCA is a genomic window containing:
- the rfbB gene encoding dTDP-glucose 4,6-dehydratase, translated to MDSPLLVTGGAGFIGSNFVLRHLRDAGASGVVTLDALTYAGNPHNLDSLLGDARHTLVHGDILDRDLVASLLEKHRPRAIVHFAAESHVDRSILGPGAFLKTNIDGTFVLLECAREYFATLSGAERENFRFLHVSTDEVYGTLTPDAPAFHEDTPFAPNSPYAASKAASDHLVRAWTHTYGLPTLITNCSNNYGPYQFPEKLIPLVINNALAGKPLPVYGDGMQVRDWLFVEDHCSAIETVLANGRLGETYNVGGNNQQTNISVVKTICALLDEFKPKATSYTDQITYVTDRPGHDRRYAIDARKIQRELNWFPAQDFVNGLRLTVRWYLDNQPWVENVTSGAYREWMDTNYSARTEEASA
- the rfbA gene encoding glucose-1-phosphate thymidylyltransferase RfbA, translated to MKGIILAGGSGTRLHPVTQAVSKQLLPVYDKPMIYYPLSTLMLAGIREILVISTPSDTPRFQQLLGDGSQWGLKLQYAVQASPDGLAQAFLIGREFLAGDSVCLVLGDNIFYGHDLAKSLRNAAERTERDGGGHVFAYAVTDPERYGVVEFDKDHRAISLEEKPAEPKSRYAVTGIYFYGTDVVPCAEGIQKSPRGEYEITDVNRWYLEAGRLHVEVMGRGVAWLDTGTHDSLLDASMFISTIERRQGLKVSCPEEIAYRLKWIDAAQLEVAANRYGKSTYGEYLRRLVRDTIQWEAS